The nucleotide sequence agattacaaactcataaGGATATATATAACACAATAATTTGTTACAGTATTAAAGATAAGAGTTTATGAACAGAgataagttcatgttagtccatagtAAGATTTGACATGGAGGTCTTGGTTtcaatcattgagcagaagtcaattatggatcagaaaccaggacagggccctgtttcgatgtattcaccttcatcagctggaaGTACCAAACATtacatgaaaatacatttaaattctaaattatcataaattataaaacagtaTTATGCAACATTTGGTTCCTTACCTAATTTTTAAGGGGCCGTGTAAGTTTGAAGAATTCGTATAAAtaacatatttttcgctctataagatgcaccggaccacaagacgcacctagttgttggaggaggaaaacaagaaaaaaaatattctgaatctcagaagccagaacagcaagagggatcgctgcgcagtgaaagcagcaatccctcttgctgttctggcttctgggatagctgcgcagcctgcattcgctccataagacgcacacacatttccccttactttttaggagggaaaaagtgagtcttatagagcaaaaaatacggtatatcctgtTCCGAAGCAGAAGTCAGCATGGAAGGTGGTTTGCTTGCCTTTGTTAGAAGTTATTAAATGGAGGCTGGATGGCTGCCTATCAGGGAGGTCGTTGCAGCGGTTTTCCTACACTAGCCGGGTGATGGCGGTTGTTCTCCGTCTGGGGATGTTTTATCCTGGAATATTTCATCTGTCCTGCCTCTGATACATTCCCCTCCCCGCCAGTATTTTACCCCTGTAATCTACTCCCAAGAGTTTTGGCTGGAGATCAGCCAATAAAATAATATAGGTCTCTGTGAACATTCTGTGACATCATTGCAGCCTAGCCAATGAGGAGGGGTGGACGGGGGAGTGAACAGCAATGGTGACCTTCAGGTTACTGTTTCAGGAGCTGCACTCGTCCTCGGAGAAGCATGTGCATTTCAACCTAAGTTCCTTTTGGATCTCCACAAGAGCAGAGAACCCCGCGCAAGGAAGTCATGCAAGAGGACCATGAGGAGACCACCGTTCTGGATCCCCAACAGGGTGTCGTTCATGCTGAAAGAGGTATGCAATAAAGCAAAACATGAATAAGTGCTCTGCTGCAGCAGGCCAAAGGTCTGTctctggcaggggtggggagcgagTTCTAACCAGAGGAAAAGGGATCCCTCCATAGGCCACTTGGGCAGGAGGGTGGGgccgcccacctgtcaatcacctggcatcatACTACACCGGGTCATTGAGAGctatttgttggtttgtttatttaagggacgcgggtggcgctgtgggttaaaccacagagcctaggacttgccgatcagaaggtcggtggttcgaatccccgcgatgggataaataggcaccgctccggcgggaaggtaaacggcgtttccgtgcgctgctctggttcgccagaagcggcttagtcatgctggccacatgacaccggaagctgtacgccggctccctcggccaataaagcgagatgagcgccgcaaccccagagtcgatcacgactgggccttatggtcaggggtccctttacctttacgttcgaaaaccaaggtaccactgtatcacaaggACAAATTGAACACCATCACATTTCTCTCCTTCTTCCAGCAGGCAGTGACTCTCTCCACAAGCGGAAAGCGCAGACATTTCCCACGGAGCGTCCCACAGGATTGGAGGAGCCCACATTTGTACGGGGCGAAAAGAGCCCTCCCCAGGGAGTTACGGAAGGAGTGGTTTTTCATCTTCACCAGGGACTGGAGACACAGCTGAGCAGCTGCCCTTCAGAGGGAGAAAGAAACTCTGTTCCTTTCTGGGGCGGCTACGAAGGACTTGGTGGATCTACAGTACAACAGAGAATCCCCCCAGGAGAGATCCAGGAGGGCAGCGAAGGCCACAGCTGGGGGCCAGACTTTGTGATCAGCAGGAGGAGCTGTAAGAAACGGGACAAGCCTTACAAAtgctccgagtgcgggaagagcttcagtgtgAGCTCCGACATTATCCgccaccagagaatccacacgggggagaagccgtacaAGTGCCTGACCTGCGGGAAAGGCTTCAACCAGAACTCCCACCTGATGGCTCACCAGAGAacccacaccggggagaagccgtacaagtgctgggagtgcgggaaaagcttcagccTGAGCTCGGACTTCACCAGgcaccagaggatccacacgggggCCAAGCCGTACAGgtgctccgagtgcgggaagGGCTTCATCCAGAAGTCGCACTACGTGACGCACACGAGGAGCCACACGGGCGAGAACCCGTTCCAGTGCCCCGAGTGCGGGAAAGGCTTCACGTCCAGCACGCTGCTCATCAgacaccagagaatccacacgggcgagaagccgttCAAGtgctctcactgcgagaagaggTTCTGCGCCAGCTCGAACCTCGTGACCCACCTGCGGacccacaccggggagaagccgtTCCCGTGCCGCGAGTGCGGGAGGAGCTTCAGCCAGAAATCCACGCTGATCGCTCACGAGAGGacgcacacgggcgagaagccctacaagtgctgGTGCGGGAAAATGTTCAGCAAGAGCTCAGACATCCTGGCGCATGAGAggacccacacgggagagaagccttaCGCCTGCCCAAGCTGCGGGAAGCACTTCAGGATGAGCTCGCACCTCATAAGGCACCAGCGcgtccacaccggggagaagccgtacCAATGCACCGAGTGCGGGAGGAGCTTCAGCGCCAGCTCGCACCTTATCAGACATCAGAAAATCCACCTGAAAGCCAAGTGACAAACAATGTAACACAGgagcaaggatggaagactgaggaaatcccgacgaaagaattgtggcaagagaaactgatggcctatgcagaactggcaaaattgacacataaactacgggacaaggataaaaggtaaaggggcccctgaccattaggtccagtcgcggatgactctggggttgtggcgctcatctcgctttatgggccgagggagccggcgcacagcttctgggtcatgtggccagcatgactaagccgcttttggcgaaccagagcagcgcacagaaacgccgtttaccttcccgccagagtggtacctgtttatctacttgcactttgacgtgctttcgaactgctagattggcaggagcaggaaccgagcaacgggagctcaccccgtcacggggattcgaaccgcggaccttctgatcggcaaagtcctaggctctgtggtttaacccacagcgccacccgcatccctttaaagAGGAATGGGACTTTAAAGAGAAATGGGAACCTAAAGACGCAACCAAGTgacttggactccttggcaggctttgaatgaACACTCACAAAATTTTTATTGATAATCattagttaaataaattaaggACTTATACAattctgtaacatgcagagaatggcATTTGTggagaaaccagagattggaactgagggggggcggggagggcgggttgtttatgggagggaggggagggggggggaatgagggaaaaaattaaggatgatatgttttaagataatatgttttgttgaattacctaataaaaaatttaaacaaaaaaaacaacaacaatggaacaCAGAAGTGCAGCGGGGACAAAATCCCACCACTGACACAAGACAAGGTGCAATTTCTTAGATGCTGGGCT is from Podarcis muralis chromosome 2, rPodMur119.hap1.1, whole genome shotgun sequence and encodes:
- the LOC114592312 gene encoding uncharacterized protein LOC114592312 isoform X2, producing the protein MQEDHEETTVLDPQQGVVHAERGSDSLHKRKAQTFPTERPTGLEEPTFVRGEKSPPQGVTEGVVFHLHQGLETQLSSCPSEGERNSVPFWGGYEGLGGSTVQQRIPPGEIQEGSEGHSWGPDFVISRRSCKKRDKPYKCSECGKSFSVSSDIIRHQRIHTGEKPYKCLTCGKGFNQNSHLMAHQRTHTGEKPYKCWECGKSFSLSSDFTRHQRIHTGAKPYRCSECGKGFIQKSHYVTHTRSHTGENPFQCPECGKGFTSSTLLIRHQRIHTGEKPFKCSHCEKRFCASSNLVTHLRTHTGEKPFPCRECGRSFSQKSTLIAHERTHTGEKPYKCWCGKMFSKSSDILAHERTHTGEKPYACPSCGKHFRMSSHLIRHQRVHTGEKPYQCTECGRSFSASSHLIRHQKIHLKAK
- the LOC114592312 gene encoding uncharacterized protein LOC114592312 isoform X1 — translated: MQEDHEETTVLDPQQGVVHAERAGSDSLHKRKAQTFPTERPTGLEEPTFVRGEKSPPQGVTEGVVFHLHQGLETQLSSCPSEGERNSVPFWGGYEGLGGSTVQQRIPPGEIQEGSEGHSWGPDFVISRRSCKKRDKPYKCSECGKSFSVSSDIIRHQRIHTGEKPYKCLTCGKGFNQNSHLMAHQRTHTGEKPYKCWECGKSFSLSSDFTRHQRIHTGAKPYRCSECGKGFIQKSHYVTHTRSHTGENPFQCPECGKGFTSSTLLIRHQRIHTGEKPFKCSHCEKRFCASSNLVTHLRTHTGEKPFPCRECGRSFSQKSTLIAHERTHTGEKPYKCWCGKMFSKSSDILAHERTHTGEKPYACPSCGKHFRMSSHLIRHQRVHTGEKPYQCTECGRSFSASSHLIRHQKIHLKAK